In one Bacillus sp. PK3_68 genomic region, the following are encoded:
- a CDS encoding PTS fructose transporter subunit IIABC: MNITDLLTRETMILNLQSTDKASVIDELVEKLDQAGRLNDRQQYKEAILAREAQSTTGIGEGIAIPHAKTGAVKTPAIAFGRSKEGIDYEALDGQPSHLFFMIAAPEGANDTHLETLSRLSSFLMDPGFRQKLDAAQTEEEVLAAINEMEQGEEEEEIEPETSSPKEKVLAVTACPTGIAHTYMAADALKAKAKEMGVDIKVETNGSSGIKNALTAQDIEEATAIIVAADKQVEMNRFKGKHVIQVPVAQGIRNSEQLITRALSQDAPIFKGDHSNASQEQGEEKKERTGGFYKHLMNGVSNMLPFVVGGGILIAISFIFGIHAAEPGHETYNPIAKALMDIGSGNAFNLMIPVLAGFIAMSIADRPGFAPGMVGGLMAANGEAGFLGGLIAGFLAGYVVLGVKKALARLPQSLEGLKPVLLYPLFGILITGLIMMFVVIGPVKALNTGITTFLSGLGTGNLVFLGLLLGGMMAIDMGGPINKAAFTFGIAMIDAGNYAPHAAIMAGGMVPPLGLALATTIFRKKFTKQEQEAGKTCYVMGLSFITEGAIPFAAADPGRVIPAAVAGSAVAGALTMMFGIGLPAPHGGIFVFPIVQGSAWLYLLAVVIGALVTAFTVGLLKKEIK; this comes from the coding sequence ATGAACATTACAGATTTATTGACAAGAGAAACAATGATTCTTAACCTTCAATCGACCGATAAAGCCTCTGTAATTGATGAGCTTGTTGAAAAACTTGACCAAGCGGGCCGGTTGAATGACCGGCAGCAGTATAAAGAGGCGATTTTAGCCCGTGAAGCCCAAAGCACTACAGGAATCGGTGAAGGTATTGCCATTCCACATGCGAAAACAGGTGCTGTTAAAACACCAGCGATCGCTTTCGGCCGCTCTAAAGAAGGCATTGATTACGAAGCCCTTGATGGACAGCCAAGCCACCTTTTTTTCATGATTGCAGCGCCTGAAGGAGCCAACGATACCCATTTGGAAACTTTGTCACGCTTGTCTTCTTTCCTTATGGATCCGGGCTTTCGCCAAAAGCTGGATGCTGCACAGACGGAAGAGGAAGTGTTGGCAGCTATTAATGAAATGGAGCAAGGAGAAGAAGAGGAAGAAATAGAACCAGAAACATCCTCGCCTAAAGAAAAAGTGCTCGCAGTAACTGCTTGTCCTACAGGAATTGCTCATACGTATATGGCAGCTGATGCTCTGAAAGCCAAAGCGAAAGAAATGGGCGTAGATATCAAAGTAGAAACGAACGGATCGAGCGGAATTAAAAATGCATTAACGGCGCAAGACATAGAAGAAGCGACAGCCATTATTGTGGCAGCAGATAAACAAGTGGAAATGAACCGTTTCAAAGGAAAACATGTTATCCAAGTGCCTGTTGCGCAAGGAATCCGCAATTCAGAACAATTGATTACAAGAGCCCTCAGCCAGGATGCTCCGATATTTAAAGGGGATCATTCAAATGCTTCCCAGGAGCAAGGCGAGGAAAAGAAAGAAAGAACAGGCGGTTTCTATAAACATTTAATGAACGGCGTATCTAATATGCTGCCATTCGTTGTCGGCGGCGGAATTTTGATCGCTATCTCATTTATCTTTGGTATTCATGCAGCCGAGCCAGGACATGAAACTTACAATCCAATTGCTAAAGCACTAATGGACATCGGCAGTGGAAATGCGTTTAATTTAATGATACCAGTGCTGGCCGGTTTTATCGCGATGAGCATTGCTGACCGTCCGGGATTTGCTCCGGGAATGGTTGGCGGTTTGATGGCGGCTAACGGAGAAGCCGGTTTTCTCGGCGGGTTAATTGCCGGCTTTTTGGCAGGGTATGTCGTGCTGGGAGTGAAAAAAGCGCTTGCTAGATTGCCGCAATCACTTGAGGGCTTAAAGCCTGTCCTCTTGTATCCGCTATTTGGGATTTTAATTACCGGTTTAATTATGATGTTTGTAGTGATCGGGCCGGTTAAAGCATTAAATACAGGGATTACAACTTTCTTATCTGGTCTCGGAACTGGAAATCTCGTTTTCCTCGGCCTCTTGCTTGGCGGCATGATGGCTATTGATATGGGAGGACCGATCAATAAAGCGGCCTTTACATTTGGCATTGCCATGATTGATGCCGGCAACTATGCACCTCATGCAGCCATTATGGCCGGCGGAATGGTTCCACCGCTTGGCTTAGCCCTTGCTACTACAATATTTAGAAAGAAATTCACAAAGCAAGAACAAGAAGCGGGAAAAACATGTTATGTAATGGGCCTTTCCTTTATTACGGAGGGAGCGATTCCGTTTGCAGCAGCGGATCCAGGACGGGTGATCCCGGCTGCTGTCGCTGGATCGGCAGTGGCAGGAGCCCTTACCATGATGTTCGGCATCGGTCTTCCAGCTCCTCATGGTGGGATTTTTGTTTTTCCAATCGTTCAGGGAAGCGCGTGGCTTTATTTACTAGCTGTGGTGATTGGGGCGCTCGTCACGGCTTTCACAGTCGGATTACTGAAAAAAGAAATTAAATAA
- a CDS encoding STAS domain-containing protein has product MQREVDELRQEVKELKQQLREYEELINEISVPIIPSIVPETILVPVTGKLSPDRLELIFTKINEVAYRLSYTEGLNTVIIDFTAISKRELGEIDTLGMYIENFQKALKLMGIDTIFVGFTPAVTQDLIQSGVSIVNDLNTFLSFRAALHYLMKKRGITFQKIK; this is encoded by the coding sequence ATGCAGAGAGAAGTAGACGAGTTGCGGCAAGAGGTTAAGGAATTAAAACAGCAGTTAAGAGAGTATGAAGAATTGATTAATGAAATCTCTGTACCTATCATTCCATCTATCGTTCCAGAGACTATTTTAGTGCCTGTGACGGGAAAGTTGTCTCCTGATCGATTAGAATTGATTTTTACAAAAATAAATGAAGTGGCTTATCGCCTGTCTTATACGGAAGGCTTAAATACAGTGATCATTGATTTTACCGCTATTTCTAAAAGAGAATTAGGAGAGATTGATACGCTGGGAATGTATATCGAAAATTTCCAAAAAGCTCTAAAATTAATGGGAATCGATACAATCTTTGTTGGCTTTACTCCAGCAGTTACTCAGGATCTTATCCAATCAGGGGTATCTATTGTAAATGACTTAAATACCTTTTTGTCTTTTCGGGCAGCCCTTCATTACTTAATGAAAAAGCGGGGGATCACTTTTCAAAAAATAAAATGA
- a CDS encoding uracil/xanthine transporter yields the protein MKALKALPMGMAAIQWVFFIFANTIVVPVSIGAAFDLSAEEVAMTLRSSLIFTGAACVLQGLWGHRYPLMEGHSGLMWGLLLNLSASAAALGMDLQTIGGGIATGMIASAVFMIIAGLFGLSALIQKVFTPMVMSVYLFLLSAQLIFIFFTGMLKLKPNGTLDIPVSLLSIGVVLLVTILKVKGKGSISNFSILIGIVVGWILYDLLFPGGAALSASSQSFDMFPLGTPNLEWGIILTTFTAGVLNLSNTIASIQAAARLYKEQPSESRYNRSFTLTGLYTAAGSFLGLVPYAPFTSTIGFLESTRILDRIPFLIGGGLFSLLGLIPVVGSFFATMPITIGNAVLFVAYLQLFGTALQSIQGTVFNSNTIFRVALPVLTGISLMTVDPIIFSQLPVYLQPLFSNGLIMGVLLSITLELAIKWERYDTPGLYEK from the coding sequence ATGAAAGCATTAAAAGCATTGCCGATGGGTATGGCAGCAATTCAGTGGGTTTTCTTTATTTTTGCTAATACAATTGTTGTCCCAGTTTCAATAGGGGCAGCGTTTGATCTATCTGCAGAAGAAGTGGCAATGACACTTCGCAGCTCGCTTATATTTACAGGAGCAGCCTGTGTGCTGCAAGGATTATGGGGACACCGTTATCCGCTGATGGAGGGGCATTCAGGACTTATGTGGGGGCTGCTTTTGAATTTGAGCGCTTCTGCTGCTGCACTTGGCATGGATTTGCAAACGATTGGTGGAGGAATTGCTACAGGAATGATTGCCTCAGCTGTTTTTATGATCATAGCCGGGTTATTTGGCCTGTCTGCACTAATCCAAAAAGTTTTCACGCCCATGGTGATGAGCGTGTATCTATTTTTACTTTCTGCACAGCTTATTTTTATCTTTTTCACAGGCATGCTGAAACTAAAGCCGAATGGAACATTAGATATTCCGGTTAGCTTATTGTCTATCGGTGTTGTGCTGCTTGTAACGATACTAAAAGTGAAGGGAAAAGGCTCTATCAGTAACTTTTCGATTTTGATTGGTATTGTAGTCGGATGGATACTATATGACCTGCTGTTTCCGGGAGGCGCTGCTTTGTCCGCAAGCAGCCAATCATTTGACATGTTCCCTCTAGGGACACCTAATTTAGAATGGGGAATTATTTTGACAACCTTCACAGCCGGTGTATTGAATCTCAGCAATACCATTGCTTCCATTCAGGCAGCTGCTCGGCTGTACAAGGAGCAGCCTTCGGAAAGTCGTTATAATCGCTCGTTTACGTTGACTGGTTTATACACAGCAGCCGGTTCTTTTTTAGGGCTCGTCCCCTATGCCCCGTTTACTTCCACAATTGGATTTTTGGAAAGCACCCGCATTCTTGACCGGATTCCCTTTTTAATTGGTGGCGGCTTATTTAGCCTGCTTGGCCTGATTCCGGTTGTCGGCTCTTTCTTTGCAACGATGCCTATTACTATCGGAAACGCGGTGCTATTTGTCGCTTATTTGCAATTATTTGGCACCGCGCTGCAATCCATTCAAGGGACGGTTTTTAATTCAAACACTATTTTTCGGGTTGCCCTCCCCGTGTTAACAGGAATCAGTCTGATGACTGTTGATCCGATTATTTTTAGCCAGTTGCCTGTTTATTTGCAGCCGCTTTTTTCTAATGGATTAATTATGGGGGTTTTACTATCCATCACTTTGGAATTAGCCATTAAATGGGAAAGATATGACACTCCGGGTTTATATGAAAAATAA